The DNA region CCTGCCTTGATGCTACTAATTTCAGCTAAGGCTAAATATCTGTCGCTCGTAACTATCTGCATCTTTTCACCAGTCTGCATTCTAAGAACATTGGCAATATGATAGGCGTCAGTACCCTGTAAAAATATTTTTTCACTATATTCTTGTTGGCTGAAAAATCTATACAAACTAATCTTCCTTCCTGGACATTTCTACTACCGCCCATCCCGATTGTTCGATAATTCGATGGATGTTAAAGCCCAAATTTGTTGCTTTAGTAGTTACGTCTTCTAATCTCTCTATTATTATACCACTAGCTAAGAATTTTCCTGCTGGTTTTAGCTTTAATAGAATATCGGGTAAAACCATAATAATTATATCGGCGATAATATTAGCTACAATAACATCTGCTTGCCCCTGAACATTATTTAATAAATCACCCTCAACAACTTCAACAATATCAGCAACATTATTTAAGGCGACATTCTCTTTTGCAACCCTAACAGCCGTCGAATCAATATCTACCGCTATAACTTTAGCTGCACCAAGTTTAGCTGAAACCACTGCTAATATTCCGGAACCTGTGCCGACATCAAATACCGTATCATTGGGTTGTAAAACATCTTCTAATGCTTTTATGCACAAACAAGTTGTGTGATGAGTTCCAGTACCAAAAGCCATTCCCGGATCCAGTTCAATTATTAAATCCTTATCTAGAGCTTCATAATCTTCCCAGGTTGGTTTTATTATTATCTGTTGCCCAACTCTTATTGGATGAAAATACTGTTTCCACGCATTAGCCCAATCTTCTTCACAAATTTCTCTAAAACAAGTATTACCTCTTTTACAATTGCAAAAATGTGTTTCAATTTCGTGCAAAGCAATTTCTAACTGTTTCATTTTTTCAAAGAAATTTTCATCAGCTGGTAAGTAAGCCTTTATTGTTACTGTTTCAATATCTTCTTGTTCTGGAATATCACATAATTCCCATGATGTTGACTTTCTTAGATTATTAATTAAAACGGGGTCTTCTACAACTACACCACCAACACGCATTTCATGAAAAATATTAGCAACCGCTTCGCTTGCTTCATGCGTAGTTAAAACACTTATTTCCATCCAATTCATTTACATCCACCAGCCTTATTAATTATGTAGGGTTATTATATCACAGTTTATATCTTGGTAAAAATAGAAAGGGCTGCAAGAAAATAGTAGTTTTCTTATACAGCCCCTTTATTAATCTAGTAAATCTTTAATTTTTTTCCAAAAACCTTTTTCCTCTGGATTTAAAGCTTCACCATCACTAGCAGCAAACTCATTTAATAGTTTTTTCTGTTTATCAGATAGCCCTTTAGGAACAATTACTTTAATTCTTACCATTTGATCACCACGATTTCCACCACGCCTCAAGCTCGGAATACCTTTTCCTTTTATTCTTAATACCGAATCAGGTTGTGTGCCTTCAGGAATTTTTAAGGTTACTTTGCCATCCAAGGTTGGAACCGTTATTTCAGCACCTAAACTAGCTTGAACAATATTGATCGGTACTTCACACCAAACATTTTGCTCTTCACGTTTGAAAAATTTATGGGCTTTAACAAATAAGTAAACGTATAGATCACCACTTGCTGCACCACGTTCTCCGGCTTCGCCTTCACCAGAAACTCTCAAACGGGTCCCTGTATCTACCCCAGCAGGAATTTTAACTGTAATATCTTTCCCTTTACGTAATCTTCCTTTACCTTGACATCTTTTACAAGGATCTTTAATTGTTTTTCCTTCACCGCGACATTTTGGGCAAGTTGTAACAGTAGCCATTCTTCCAAAAAGTGTATTTTGCATTACCTTAACTTGACCAGTCCCATTACACTCACTACAAGTCTCTACCTTGCTATTTTCATTGGCACCAGTACCATTGCAAGAATCACATTTTTCTTGTTTGTTTACAGAAATTTTCTTTTCTACCCCAAAAGCTGCTTCTTCAAATGTTATTTCCAAATCATAACGCAGATCTGCTCCTGGTTCTGGGCCGCGATGGCGCGAACGCCCTCCACCGCCACCAAAGAAATTTTCGAAAATATCTTCAAATCCCCCGCCAAAACCACTGAAATCAAAACCCTCTGCACCAGAGAATCCTGAACCACCCTCAAAAGCTGCGTGACCCATTTGATCATAACGGCTCTTTTTTTCAGGATCAGACAATATGGCATATGCTTCAGATAGTTCTTTAAATTTTTCTGCAGCTTCAGGATTATCTTTGTTTACATCAGGATGATATTGTCTAGCCAATTTTCTGTAGGCTTTCTTTAATTCATCATCAGAAGCACCCTTGTTTAAACCAAGGACTTCATAGTAATCTCTTTTACTCACAACTACACCATCCTAAATTTAAAAGTTATTTCTTTTTATCCTCATCTACAACCTCAGCATCTACAATATTATCATCTGATTTTTTATCGTCTGCTGAACTTGTCGCATCAGTAGGACCAGCTTGCTCTTCATTTTGTTTATAAAGAGCCGCTGATAACTCATATAGTGGTTTAGTTAACTCTTCAGTATCTTTTTTAATTGCTTCAACATCGTCAGATTCTAAAGTTTTCTTTAAAGTTTCGACTGCAGTCTTCACTTTTTCAACTAAAGCCTCTTCTCCTTTGCCTTCCATATCTTTGATTGTTTTTTCAGCTTGATACACAAGTGAATCTGCTTGATTTCGAGCTTCTATTACTTCTTTACGTTTTTTATCTTCTGCAGCGTTAGCTTCAGCTTCTTTTACCATTCTTTCAACTTCTTCATTAGATAATCCGCCAGAAGACGTAATTGTAATTTTTTGTTCTTTACCAGTTCCTAAATCTTTCGCTTTAACGTTAACAATACCATTTGCATCAATATCAAATTCTACTTCAATTTTAGGTACTCCACGAGGTGCTGGTGGAATTCCTGATAACTCAAATCTTCCTAAAGTCTTATTATTTGCAGCCATTTCGCGCTCACCTTGTAGAACATGAATATCTACAGCTGGTTGGTTGTCTGCAGCAGTAGAAAACACTTGTTTGCGGGAAGTTGGAATAGTTGTATTTCTTTCAATAATCTTAGTAAATACCCCGCCTAGAGTTTCAATTCCTAAAGAAAGCGGTGTAACATCAAGCAATAAAACATCTTTTACATCGCCAGAAAGAACTCCGGCTTGAATAGCCGCACCGAGAGCTACACATTCGTCTGGATTTACACCGCGATGCGGTTCTTTGCCAATAAACCTTTTAATTGCTTCTTGAACTGCAGGGATTCTTGTTGAACCACCTACTAAAATTACACGATTTATATCTTTAGGTGATAATTTAGCGTCATCTAAAGCCTTGCGAGTTGGCTCCATTGTTTTCTCAACAAGATCTGCGGTCAACTCATCAAATTTCGCTCTAGTAATACTAATATCCATGTGTTTAGGACCACTTGCATCGGCTGTAATAAATGGTAGATTAACATTAGTAGTTAATACTCCCGAAAGTTCAATTTTAGCTTTCTCTGCCGCTTCTTTCAAACGTTGCATAGCCATTTTATCCTTGGATAAATCAATACTTTCTGCTTTTTTAAATTCCGCAACCAAGTAATCCATAATTCTTTGGTCGAAATCGTCACCACCAAGTAAATTATTACCATTTGTCGCTAATACTTCAAATACACCATCGCCTAATTCCAAAATCGAT from Succinispira mobilis DSM 6222 includes:
- the prmA gene encoding 50S ribosomal protein L11 methyltransferase, with the translated sequence MNWMEISVLTTHEASEAVANIFHEMRVGGVVVEDPVLINNLRKSTSWELCDIPEQEDIETVTIKAYLPADENFFEKMKQLEIALHEIETHFCNCKRGNTCFREICEEDWANAWKQYFHPIRVGQQIIIKPTWEDYEALDKDLIIELDPGMAFGTGTHHTTCLCIKALEDVLQPNDTVFDVGTGSGILAVVSAKLGAAKVIAVDIDSTAVRVAKENVALNNVADIVEVVEGDLLNNVQGQADVIVANIIADIIIMVLPDILLKLKPAGKFLASGIIIERLEDVTTKATNLGFNIHRIIEQSGWAVVEMSRKED
- the dnaJ gene encoding molecular chaperone DnaJ → MSKRDYYEVLGLNKGASDDELKKAYRKLARQYHPDVNKDNPEAAEKFKELSEAYAILSDPEKKSRYDQMGHAAFEGGSGFSGAEGFDFSGFGGGFEDIFENFFGGGGGRSRHRGPEPGADLRYDLEITFEEAAFGVEKKISVNKQEKCDSCNGTGANENSKVETCSECNGTGQVKVMQNTLFGRMATVTTCPKCRGEGKTIKDPCKRCQGKGRLRKGKDITVKIPAGVDTGTRLRVSGEGEAGERGAASGDLYVYLFVKAHKFFKREEQNVWCEVPINIVQASLGAEITVPTLDGKVTLKIPEGTQPDSVLRIKGKGIPSLRRGGNRGDQMVRIKVIVPKGLSDKQKKLLNEFAASDGEALNPEEKGFWKKIKDLLD
- the dnaK gene encoding molecular chaperone DnaK; translation: MAKVIGIDLGTTNSCVAVMEGGEAVVIPNPEGARTTPSVIGFSKTGETLIGQLAKRQAVSNPEGTVISIKRHMGTTYKENKAGKEYTPQELSAMILQKLKEDAEKYLGEKVTQAVITVPAYFTDSQRQATKDAGKIAGLEVLRIINEPTAAALAYGIDKSDDHTILVYDLGGGTFDVSILELGDGVFEVLATNGNNLLGGDDFDQRIMDYLVAEFKKAESIDLSKDKMAMQRLKEAAEKAKIELSGVLTTNVNLPFITADASGPKHMDISITRAKFDELTADLVEKTMEPTRKALDDAKLSPKDINRVILVGGSTRIPAVQEAIKRFIGKEPHRGVNPDECVALGAAIQAGVLSGDVKDVLLLDVTPLSLGIETLGGVFTKIIERNTTIPTSRKQVFSTAADNQPAVDIHVLQGEREMAANNKTLGRFELSGIPPAPRGVPKIEVEFDIDANGIVNVKAKDLGTGKEQKITITSSGGLSNEEVERMVKEAEANAAEDKKRKEVIEARNQADSLVYQAEKTIKDMEGKGEEALVEKVKTAVETLKKTLESDDVEAIKKDTEELTKPLYELSAALYKQNEEQAGPTDATSSADDKKSDDNIVDAEVVDEDKKK